Proteins found in one Gemmatimonadaceae bacterium genomic segment:
- the plsX gene encoding phosphate acyltransferase PlsX — MARIALDAMGGDFAPQATVAGALLALGELDPRHTLQLVGRSSVVGEQLDALLLEPQYESLGAQRSRAEIVEAPDVIEMTDKPAAAVRGKPNSSMIVGLKLQADGKSDGFVSAGNTGAQMAASMVVLRLHTGVKRPAIATLFPTGRKPIVVLDSGANVDCSAEELVQFARLGVVYAEDLLGRENPAVGLLSIGEEAEKGNAASKEAHQLLQAAGLNFLGNVEGRDLPAGACDRGPIDVVVCDGFVGNVVLKFYEAVAPLITRMLVKAGVDEKTMMGALKQLDYSEHGGAPLLGVNGVSIISHGKSSPRAIKNAIKVAVQAVETRMNEHIGRHLA; from the coding sequence TTGGCGCGGATCGCGTTGGACGCGATGGGGGGCGACTTCGCTCCCCAAGCGACCGTCGCCGGTGCGCTCCTCGCCCTCGGCGAGCTCGATCCACGTCACACTCTGCAGCTCGTCGGCCGATCGAGCGTCGTCGGCGAACAGCTCGACGCGCTGCTGCTCGAGCCGCAGTACGAGTCGCTCGGCGCGCAGCGTAGTCGCGCCGAGATCGTCGAAGCTCCCGACGTCATCGAGATGACCGACAAACCGGCGGCCGCGGTCCGCGGCAAGCCGAACAGCTCGATGATCGTCGGGCTCAAGCTGCAGGCCGACGGAAAATCCGACGGCTTCGTGTCGGCCGGCAACACCGGCGCGCAAATGGCGGCGTCGATGGTCGTGTTGCGTCTCCACACGGGAGTGAAGCGGCCGGCGATCGCGACGCTCTTTCCAACCGGTCGCAAGCCGATCGTCGTGCTCGATTCGGGCGCGAACGTCGACTGCTCGGCGGAAGAGCTGGTCCAGTTTGCCCGGCTCGGCGTCGTCTACGCCGAAGATCTCCTCGGGCGGGAGAATCCCGCCGTCGGGCTGCTCAGCATCGGCGAAGAGGCGGAAAAGGGCAACGCGGCGTCGAAGGAAGCACATCAACTTCTTCAAGCGGCCGGCCTGAACTTCCTCGGCAACGTCGAAGGACGCGATCTGCCAGCGGGTGCTTGCGACCGCGGCCCCATAGACGTCGTCGTCTGCGACGGATTCGTCGGCAACGTCGTGCTCAAGTTCTACGAGGCGGTCGCACCGCTCATTACGCGCATGCTGGTCAAGGCCGGCGTCGACGAAAAAACGATGATGGGCGCCCTCAAGCAGCTCGACTACTCCGAGCACGGCGGCGCGCCCCTTCTCGGCGTGAACGGCGTGAGCATCATCTCGCACGGCAAATCGTCGCCGCGCGCCATCAAGAACGCCATCAAGGTCGCCGTCCAGGCGGTCGAGACGCGAATGAACGAACACATCGGCCGGCATCTGGCATGA
- the ndk gene encoding nucleoside-diphosphate kinase, with protein sequence MAGNFTLTIIKPDALSTGKAGKIIAHLEQQGFKVRASRVMHMNESQAGEFYAVHRERPFFTPLVSFMTSGPCMPMVLEKDNAVAALRTAIGATDPAQAEAGTVRKLYAESKERNAIHASDSDENAEREARFFFAESDVLGAR encoded by the coding sequence ATGGCCGGCAACTTTACCCTCACGATCATCAAACCCGACGCACTGTCGACGGGCAAAGCGGGCAAGATCATCGCGCACCTCGAGCAGCAGGGCTTCAAGGTCCGCGCGAGTCGCGTCATGCACATGAATGAATCGCAGGCCGGCGAGTTTTACGCCGTACACCGGGAACGGCCTTTCTTCACGCCGCTCGTCTCGTTCATGACCTCAGGCCCCTGCATGCCGATGGTCCTCGAGAAAGACAACGCCGTCGCCGCGCTGCGCACCGCCATCGGTGCGACCGATCCCGCGCAGGCCGAAGCCGGTACCGTTCGCAAGCTCTACGCGGAGTCCAAGGAGCGCAACGCCATCCATGCCTCGGACTCGGACGAAAATGCCGAGCGAGAAGCGCGCTTTTTCTTCGCCGAATCGGACGTCCTCGGCGCTCGTTGA
- the sucD gene encoding succinate--CoA ligase subunit alpha, with product MSIFIDKNTTVVVQGITGRDGSFHAKQMLEYGTRIVAGVTPGKGGQKFEDKTPIFNSVADAVAATGANTSVIYVPPMFAADAILEAADAGVKLIVAITEGVPVLDMTRVYPFVKEKGARLIGPNCPGLISPGQSKVGIIPGRICTPGSVGVVSRSGTLTYEVVYQLTRAGLGQSTCVGIGGDPINGTNFIDCLAAFEADPATKAVAMMGEIGGTDEQDAATFVMQNMKKPVVGFIAGQTAPPGRRMGHAGAIISGSAGTAAEKIAAFEAAGMGVAKRPIDFVELLKKKL from the coding sequence GTGAGCATCTTCATCGACAAGAACACGACCGTGGTCGTGCAGGGCATCACGGGGCGCGACGGCTCGTTCCACGCCAAGCAGATGCTCGAGTACGGCACGCGCATCGTCGCCGGCGTCACGCCGGGCAAAGGCGGACAGAAGTTCGAGGACAAGACGCCGATCTTCAACTCCGTCGCCGACGCCGTGGCCGCGACGGGCGCCAACACGTCGGTCATCTACGTGCCGCCGATGTTCGCCGCCGACGCGATCCTCGAGGCCGCCGATGCGGGCGTGAAGCTGATCGTCGCGATCACCGAAGGCGTTCCGGTGCTCGACATGACCCGCGTGTATCCGTTCGTGAAAGAGAAAGGCGCGCGCCTCATCGGTCCGAACTGCCCGGGACTCATCTCTCCGGGGCAGTCGAAAGTCGGCATCATTCCAGGGCGCATCTGCACCCCCGGCAGCGTCGGCGTCGTGAGCCGCTCCGGGACGCTCACCTACGAAGTCGTCTATCAGCTGACTCGCGCGGGACTCGGCCAGTCGACCTGCGTCGGCATCGGCGGCGATCCGATCAACGGCACGAACTTCATCGACTGCCTCGCGGCGTTCGAGGCGGATCCGGCGACGAAGGCCGTCGCGATGATGGGCGAGATCGGCGGTACCGACGAGCAAGACGCCGCGACGTTCGTGATGCAGAACATGAAAAAGCCGGTGGTCGGCTTTATCGCGGGGCAGACCGCGCCACCTGGACGCCGCATGGGCCACGCGGGCGCGATTATCAGCGGCTCCGCCGGAACCGCGGCCGAAAAGATTGCCGCGTTCGAGGCGGCGGGGATGGGCGTCGCCAAACGGCCGATCGACTTCGTCGAGCTGTTGAAGAAGAAGCTCTGA
- the sucC gene encoding ADP-forming succinate--CoA ligase subunit beta, with product MNIHEYQAKELLRKEGVPIPPGEVARSAADAEAIARKFGTTVVVKAQVHAGGRGKAGGVKLAKTPEETREIASKILGMQIKGLTVEQVLVTPAADIATEAYAGIILDRASKKPVFMVSPAGGIDIEEVAAKTPDKILKLPIDTRYGLQPYQASRLGFFLYNDVKQVRAAGKIMQQLYAAFMKNGCSLAEINPLVTTPAPAGDVVALDAKMVIDDNELDRHPEIAALRDESAEAPSEVLARNANLTFIKLDGDVGCVVNGAGLAMATMDLVKYYGGDPANFLDIGGSSNPEKVVNALKIITADKNVKAILFNIFGGITRTDDVANGIVTATKQNPLKVPLVIRLTGTNEEIAMKILQENGFSASSDMDEAVKSAVALAKGGKTA from the coding sequence GTGAACATTCACGAGTATCAGGCGAAAGAGCTGCTGCGAAAGGAGGGCGTGCCGATTCCGCCGGGCGAAGTCGCGCGGAGCGCGGCCGACGCCGAGGCGATCGCGCGCAAATTCGGCACGACGGTGGTGGTGAAGGCGCAGGTCCACGCCGGCGGCCGCGGAAAGGCGGGCGGTGTGAAGCTCGCCAAGACTCCCGAGGAGACGCGCGAGATCGCGAGCAAAATCCTCGGCATGCAAATCAAAGGACTCACCGTCGAGCAGGTGCTCGTCACGCCGGCCGCGGACATCGCGACCGAAGCGTATGCCGGCATCATTCTCGACCGTGCGTCGAAGAAGCCAGTTTTCATGGTGAGCCCGGCCGGCGGCATCGACATCGAGGAAGTCGCCGCCAAGACGCCGGACAAGATCCTCAAGCTCCCGATCGATACACGGTACGGATTGCAGCCGTACCAGGCCAGCCGACTCGGCTTCTTCCTCTATAACGACGTCAAGCAAGTGCGCGCGGCGGGGAAGATCATGCAGCAGCTCTACGCCGCATTCATGAAGAACGGATGCTCGCTGGCCGAGATCAATCCACTCGTCACGACGCCCGCCCCGGCGGGCGACGTCGTCGCACTCGACGCGAAGATGGTGATCGACGACAACGAGCTCGATCGGCATCCCGAGATCGCCGCGTTGCGCGACGAGAGCGCCGAAGCGCCGAGTGAAGTGCTGGCGCGCAACGCGAACCTCACGTTCATCAAGCTCGACGGCGACGTCGGCTGTGTCGTGAACGGCGCCGGGCTGGCGATGGCGACGATGGACTTGGTGAAGTACTACGGCGGCGATCCGGCCAACTTCCTCGACATCGGCGGCTCGTCGAATCCCGAGAAAGTCGTGAACGCGCTCAAGATCATCACGGCTGACAAGAACGTGAAAGCGATTCTGTTCAATATTTTCGGCGGTATCACGCGCACGGATGACGTGGCGAACGGCATCGTGACCGCCACGAAACAGAATCCGCTCAAGGTGCCGCTGGTCATCCGCCTCACCGGAACGAACGAAGAGATCGCGATGAAGATTCTGCAGGAGAACGGCTTTTCGGCGTCGTCGGACATGGACGAAGCGGTGAAGAGCGCCGTCGCGCTGGCGAAGGGAGGGAAGACAGCGTGA
- a CDS encoding UPF0182 family protein: protein MTTRRWFVAVLGAVAILLLAGRALSAIYADYQWYEALGAGALWRLRTGAIAAIDAGAFAATAIFAYVNFYAVRHSVVSLVFPRRVGNLEIGEEVPGRYLIAAAAILAVLIGVLLLPSGESWTSAILARSGQLFGEPEPNFRTDLGFFVYWLPFENTLWDWAFVGVAVIGLAVILLYALTPSLRFQRGTVHMTGYVKRHLTVLAGVLLLLAAWSFRLDMYALVTSGTGPEGLFGFVDDKVGVTGDLVLALATLGAAAVVIWGGFAGQFRLAGVAVLTIVVLGLLVHEVAPFAVDHVGPDAYRRGRDADYVSTRAAFTKRAFGIDSIVLDSAHVYPTLAAALPWVPVWDAPSLNRAIDLNRPDDASSAIGWRTSPQGLVANVVSAPPSGASPHAPWTAARVLAADADERGAPMRVAGSGASATDDSPLDLPIVFPGASPMAVVSDSLTHTTGVALDTFLARLTAAWSLQNLRILSRDVAQPHPTLITHRDIRDRLHRYAPFFFQGRRVAPLLSGDTLYWAVDLYSATADYPLSRRVQIGTDEFSYLHHAATAVVQASTGEVILVRDSVLDPVASTWVHLLPSMFTTWQSLSPGLRSLLGPPLDGLYARATSFGWYGPGPGIGRRVPLLNGADSALAGDEVPIALRGGSSTAVALPLVDENDRLRGLIIGLGGASDAMLWYPLPMAGPRWGAVLDRLRSVDSAGNTGRDGTVESGRVRVVPVRSGIAFLQPSYRWRGQSAPSIGRVALLSDDTARSVAPPFGLVPPVPALPATASPEVKSSASALYAAMRDALRRGDWVAFGHAFDALGRLLAPEKRK from the coding sequence ATGACGACGCGGCGCTGGTTCGTGGCGGTGCTGGGCGCGGTCGCGATCCTGCTGCTCGCCGGCCGCGCGCTGTCGGCGATCTACGCCGACTATCAGTGGTACGAGGCGCTCGGCGCGGGTGCGCTGTGGCGCCTGCGCACCGGAGCCATCGCCGCGATCGACGCGGGCGCGTTCGCCGCGACGGCGATCTTCGCGTACGTGAATTTCTACGCGGTGCGGCACTCGGTCGTGTCGCTCGTGTTTCCGCGCCGGGTCGGCAATTTGGAGATCGGCGAGGAGGTGCCGGGCAGGTATTTGATCGCCGCCGCCGCCATTCTCGCCGTTCTCATCGGGGTGCTGCTCCTGCCGTCGGGAGAAAGCTGGACGTCGGCGATTCTCGCCCGCTCCGGCCAACTGTTTGGGGAACCGGAGCCGAATTTCCGAACCGACCTCGGATTCTTCGTCTACTGGCTTCCGTTCGAGAACACGCTTTGGGACTGGGCGTTCGTCGGCGTCGCCGTCATCGGCCTCGCGGTGATCTTGCTCTACGCGTTGACGCCGAGCCTTCGCTTTCAACGCGGCACGGTCCACATGACCGGCTACGTGAAGCGCCATCTCACGGTGCTCGCCGGCGTTTTGCTCCTCCTCGCCGCGTGGAGCTTCCGTCTCGACATGTACGCGCTCGTCACGTCGGGCACGGGGCCGGAGGGTCTCTTCGGATTCGTCGACGACAAGGTCGGCGTGACGGGAGATCTCGTGTTGGCGCTGGCGACGCTCGGCGCGGCCGCCGTCGTCATCTGGGGCGGATTCGCGGGGCAATTTCGTCTGGCCGGGGTCGCCGTGCTCACGATCGTCGTGCTCGGATTGCTCGTGCACGAGGTCGCGCCGTTTGCGGTGGACCACGTCGGACCCGACGCCTATCGGCGCGGCCGCGACGCCGACTACGTGAGCACTCGCGCCGCGTTCACCAAACGCGCGTTCGGCATCGACTCGATCGTCCTCGACTCGGCGCACGTATACCCGACGCTCGCCGCGGCGTTACCGTGGGTGCCGGTCTGGGACGCCCCGTCGCTCAATCGCGCGATCGACCTCAATCGTCCCGACGACGCAAGCTCGGCAATCGGCTGGCGGACGTCGCCGCAGGGACTCGTGGCGAACGTCGTGAGCGCGCCGCCGTCCGGTGCGTCGCCGCATGCACCGTGGACCGCGGCACGCGTGCTCGCCGCCGACGCCGACGAGCGGGGAGCGCCGATGCGCGTCGCGGGAAGCGGCGCGTCGGCGACGGACGACAGCCCGCTCGACTTGCCGATCGTTTTTCCCGGCGCGTCGCCGATGGCCGTCGTGTCGGACTCGCTCACGCACACGACCGGCGTCGCGCTCGACACGTTCCTCGCGCGCCTGACCGCGGCATGGTCGCTTCAGAATTTGCGAATACTGTCGCGCGACGTCGCGCAGCCTCACCCCACACTGATCACGCACCGCGACATCCGCGACCGGCTTCACCGCTATGCGCCCTTCTTCTTTCAGGGCCGGCGGGTCGCGCCCCTCCTCTCGGGCGACACACTGTACTGGGCAGTGGATCTCTATTCGGCGACGGCGGACTATCCGCTCAGCCGCCGCGTCCAGATCGGCACCGACGAGTTCAGCTATTTGCACCACGCGGCGACCGCCGTAGTTCAGGCGTCGACGGGGGAAGTCATCCTCGTGCGCGATTCGGTGCTCGACCCGGTCGCGTCGACCTGGGTTCATCTGCTCCCGTCGATGTTCACGACGTGGCAGTCGCTTTCGCCGGGACTGCGCTCGCTCCTCGGCCCGCCGCTCGACGGTCTCTACGCGCGCGCGACGTCGTTCGGCTGGTACGGACCGGGGCCCGGTATCGGACGACGCGTTCCGCTGTTGAACGGCGCCGACAGCGCGCTCGCCGGCGACGAAGTGCCGATCGCGCTTCGCGGAGGCAGCTCGACCGCCGTGGCGCTCCCGCTGGTGGACGAGAACGATCGGTTGCGCGGATTGATCATCGGGCTCGGCGGAGCATCCGACGCCATGCTCTGGTATCCGCTGCCGATGGCCGGCCCGCGGTGGGGAGCGGTGCTCGACCGACTTCGCTCGGTGGACAGCGCGGGCAACACGGGGCGCGACGGCACCGTGGAGAGCGGCCGTGTCCGCGTCGTGCCCGTGCGATCCGGCATCGCGTTCCTTCAACCGTCGTATCGTTGGCGCGGTCAAAGCGCGCCGTCGATCGGCCGCGTCGCGTTGTTGTCCGACGACACGGCGCGCTCGGTCGCGCCGCCGTTCGGGCTCGTGCCGCCGGTGCCCGCTTTGCCCGCCACGGCGTCGCCGGAAGTGAAGAGCAGCGCGAGCGCGCTCTACGCGGCGATGCGCGACGCGCTCCGCCGAGGTGATTGGGTCGCCTTTGGCCACGCCTTTGATGCCCTGGGCAGATTGCTCGCGCCGGAGAAGCGCAAGTGA
- a CDS encoding DUF177 domain-containing protein, which produces MLSFDIRSLEAHAAIVDEVLSADDPVWEESDRKPVNGVRVSGRISSAGQSRFYWHGHLHGDVVLQCSRCLAGATAHVDDEAHIIFAEQGSEDADEPDVYVYERTAADLDVRPALREQWLLAAPAYALCRPDCKGLCPRCGADLNAGPHECAEQASDPRWDALKKLNLSSR; this is translated from the coding sequence ATGCTGTCATTCGACATTCGATCCCTCGAAGCACACGCCGCGATCGTCGACGAGGTGCTGTCGGCCGACGATCCGGTGTGGGAAGAAAGCGATCGAAAACCCGTCAACGGCGTGCGGGTCTCCGGCCGGATTTCGTCGGCCGGCCAAAGCCGTTTTTATTGGCATGGCCATCTGCACGGCGACGTTGTCCTGCAGTGCAGCCGCTGTCTGGCTGGCGCCACGGCGCACGTAGACGACGAAGCGCACATCATCTTCGCCGAGCAGGGCAGCGAAGACGCCGACGAACCGGACGTGTACGTGTACGAGCGCACGGCGGCGGACCTCGACGTTCGTCCTGCGTTGCGCGAGCAATGGCTCCTCGCGGCGCCGGCCTACGCGCTGTGTCGCCCGGACTGCAAGGGCCTCTGCCCGCGCTGCGGGGCCGACCTCAACGCCGGTCCGCACGAATGCGCGGAGCAGGCGAGCGACCCGCGCTGGGATGCACTGAAGAAGCTCAATCTTTCCTCGCGGTAG
- the rpmF gene encoding 50S ribosomal protein L32 — MAVPKRRTSKRKKRARNTHKKAPAVILQACPKCGAPRRPHRVCAECGYYAGKQRVEAREA; from the coding sequence ATGGCCGTCCCCAAAAGACGCACCTCCAAGCGAAAGAAGCGCGCCCGCAACACGCACAAGAAGGCGCCCGCTGTCATTCTGCAGGCTTGTCCGAAGTGTGGTGCGCCCAGGCGGCCGCATCGCGTGTGCGCCGAGTGCGGCTACTACGCCGGTAAACAGCGGGTCGAAGCCAGGGAAGCGTAG
- a CDS encoding carbamate kinase: MNGLAPKAGSRVAVVALGGNALAPAGETATIYNQFRHTRESLAPIVELIHDGWNVCVVHGNGPQVGDEMVRNEAAREEASPLPLGVLVAATAGWIGYMIQQSLENALMREPGAPRIARSVATVITQVQVDPNDPALRHPTKFIGHALSPERVTELEHEGYVIKADGHGNHRRVVGSPVPLGIRELDVIRTLVDAGTPVVACGGGGAPVYRHPTLGWEGIDAVVDKDLVAAVLARDLGAALLLILTDVEAVYADWGTPRQRPVATLTADEASNMDRQKAFGEGSMAPKIRAAIDFVRRTDAARSAEPPRAIITSLARGREAVHGEAGTTITA, encoded by the coding sequence GTGAACGGACTGGCGCCAAAGGCAGGGAGCCGCGTCGCGGTCGTCGCGCTCGGCGGCAACGCCCTCGCGCCGGCCGGTGAGACGGCGACCATCTACAATCAGTTTCGGCATACGCGCGAAAGCCTCGCGCCAATCGTCGAGCTGATCCACGACGGTTGGAACGTGTGCGTGGTCCACGGCAACGGTCCACAAGTCGGCGACGAGATGGTGCGCAACGAGGCGGCACGCGAGGAGGCAAGCCCGCTGCCGCTCGGTGTCCTCGTCGCCGCGACCGCGGGCTGGATCGGCTACATGATCCAGCAGTCGCTGGAGAACGCATTGATGCGCGAGCCCGGCGCGCCGCGCATCGCGCGAAGCGTGGCAACCGTGATCACGCAGGTGCAGGTCGATCCGAACGATCCCGCGCTCAGGCATCCCACGAAGTTCATCGGTCACGCGCTTTCGCCCGAGCGGGTGACAGAGCTCGAGCACGAGGGCTACGTGATCAAGGCGGACGGGCACGGCAACCATCGACGTGTCGTAGGCAGCCCGGTACCGCTCGGCATTCGCGAGTTGGACGTCATCCGCACGCTGGTGGACGCGGGAACCCCGGTCGTGGCGTGCGGCGGCGGCGGCGCGCCCGTGTATCGGCATCCGACGCTCGGTTGGGAGGGAATCGACGCCGTCGTCGACAAGGACCTCGTGGCCGCGGTGTTGGCTCGCGACCTGGGCGCCGCCCTCCTCCTGATTCTCACCGACGTCGAGGCGGTGTACGCCGACTGGGGTACGCCGCGCCAGCGGCCGGTCGCGACGCTCACCGCCGACGAAGCGAGCAACATGGACCGGCAGAAGGCTTTCGGCGAGGGAAGTATGGCGCCGAAGATACGTGCGGCGATTGATTTCGTGCGCCGCACCGACGCCGCGCGGTCCGCAGAACCTCCGCGCGCGATCATCACGTCGCTGGCGCGCGGACGGGAGGCGGTGCACGGCGAAGCGGGAACCACGATCACGGCATAA